In the genome of Novipirellula artificiosorum, the window GGTTCACGACGGTCAAATCTTTCTCTACTACAAGTCGGCGTTCAACCGACCGGGCAACGTGTGGATCTGCCATGGGATCGCCATTGCGGACACTCCGCTCGGCCCGTTCAACAAGCACCCACTCAACCCGGTCGTCAATTCCGGCCATGAGACGACGGTTTTCCCTTTCAAGAAGGGCGCGGCGTGTCTGGCAATCCGTGATGGCCAAGAGCACTTCACCATACAATATGCTGAGGATTGGGTGAACTTTCAGATAGCGGCGATCACCGAACTGCTGCCGACTGCCGCTGGCCCGTTTGTTCCCGACGCGTTCACCGACACCAAAGACGGTCGCGGTATCACCTGGGGGATTTCCCATTTCACCAACGCCGGCAATGACTGGAAACGCAATCACACCGTGCTCACAAGATTCGACTGCGACCTCAGCCAAGACGTTGATGACCCGGAAATGAAGCGGCATCAGATCGACTTCACCCCGGAAATGCACTATCAACAAGGGTTGAGCAAGAAACAACGGCAGCGTCAATTGGAACAGACGGCTAGGCAACGTGCGGGAACTAAGTGAGCGGAATGACGCTAAATCGAGATGCTTTTTTGTTAGCGGAGCGGCGCGAGCCGCCCGGTTTTACTATGGAATTGGCGAGGCCTCGATACCGGACGGTTTGCGCCGTGCCGCTAAAACTGGACCTCGATTTAGCGGTATTGGGCTCCCGCCTTGCCGCTCACAAATGGAAATTCGAAAGTGATTTCTCGTACGATGCTAAGCTGACTGGGCAACCATAAATAGTGAGAATCTGTCAGAACAAGGTTTTAGGAACAGGGGAATCGATATGAAGAATGTGTGTGGATGGTGTGGAATGACTCTGGCAATGCTCGTCCTGTCAGGCCAACTGGTCGCGCAGAATCATCCTCAGGGAGGCTTCCCCTACAAGTTCCCCGATGAAAAACCGGATCGCCCATTGAGCGCTGCGTTGGAACGCAATTACACGGTGTACCCCGCGGCTCGCCCCGAGAACAATGAACTCTACACGCAGTTCAAATACACGCGACTCGAAGGATTCGATTACAACGGCGGCGACGGCACGATCTCGCGTCGTGATCCGTCGAAGGTGATCTTCGCCGATGGCAAGTACTACGTTTGGTACACCAAACGCCATACACCCACGCCACCCCAGGGAGCGCAGAACAGCACCGACACGATTCCCTCAGCCGACTGGGATCTGTCGGATATCTGGTATGCCACCAGCGAAGACGGCTTTCTATGGAAAGAACAAGGAGTCGCCGTGCCGCGTCCGCCCCAACCCAATGTCGGCTGGCGCAGCGTGACCACGACCGACATCCTCGTTTGGGAAGGCAAGTACTACCTTTACTACCAGGGATTCATGGAAGCCAGCGGTCTGCGTGGCGATGACTGTCCCGTGGCGGTCTCCTCGGCCGACTCACCCGATGGCCCCTGGATACCCAGCAACAAGATCGTGATCCCGAACGGTGCCAAAGGCGAATGGGATCAGTATTCGATTCACGATCCCTATCCGTTGGTGCATGACGGAAAAATCTATCTCTATTACAAGTCCGACAGCAACGGCAAACCAAACATTCGCATGCATGGACTGGCGATTGCCGATCACCCGCTGGGCCCCTTCAAGAAACACCCGCTCAATCCGGTTATGGGTTCTGGACATGAGACAACACTCTTCCCGTTCAAAAGCGGCGTGGCGGCGCTAGTGATTCGTGATGGCAACGAGCACAACACGATTCAATATGCCGAGGATTGGGTCAACTTTGAGATCCAATCCATTGTGGAGCTCATGCCCAATGCTGGCGGACCGTTCATTGCCGATGCATTCACCAACACCACCGATGGCCGCGGAATCACCTGGGGTCTCTCGCACTTCACCAATGCCACCGGCGACTGGAAGGCGAATCACGCAATCTTGGCAAGATTTGACTGCGACCTCAGCCTGGATGTGAACGATCCCGCCATGAAAAAGCATCACGTCTATTTTCCTGTCGAATTGTTCTTCAATCAAAAATTGAGCAAAGCTCAACGCGATCGTGCCATCGAAGTTGCGCGCCAAAGACAAACCGAGTAGCCATCGCCTCGGATCTCATGGTTCCCGGAGCTTGCAATAGAATTCGCCACCGAAATGTACGAGAGAAAGCGATAGGATGCCAAATGTACATTCGGCATGAGGTTGACGATTTTGAACTTGTCTCCACTTGAAGTATCGATATGAAGAAGAATCGTATTTTTGGTTTGGGTGTCGCCGGAATCGCATGTTTCGCAGGGATGGGGTTCGGCGTTTGCTTGGCGGAGACGCCAAACAAACCCTCCGAAGTGACGGCCGATTCTGGGGCGACTGCTTGGCCGAGCGTGCCGATGCCTAAGTTTGAAATCGCGGACGGCCCGTTTGCACCCAACTGGGATTCCCTGCGCAAGTTCTATGTTTGTCCGGAATGGTTCCGCGACGCCAAGTTTGGCGTTTGGGCGCACTGGGGACCACAATCTCAAGCGGAAGCCGGCGATTGGTACTCACGAAGCATGTACATCGAAGGACACCCGCAATACCAACATCACGTCGAAACGTACGGGCACCCATCCAAGCATGGTGCGAAGGACTTGATGTGTGAGTGGAAAGCCGAACGCTTCGATCCCGACGAACTGATCCAGTTCTATCAACAAGCCGGTGCCCGCTACTTCGCCTTTATGGTCAACCATCACGACAACTTTGATTCCTGGGACTCAAAATATCAGCCGTGGAATAGCGTGAACATCGGACCCCAAAAGGATCTGTGCCGACTGTGGGCCGATGCGGCACGAAAGCATGGCCTACGATTCGGGGTCACCTTTCACAACACGCCCTACCGATGTTGGAATACGTTCATGCCGGCTTGGTACGGCTGCGATCGCAGCGGGACCATGGCGGGCGTTCCCTATGATGGCGCCGTCGCCGCCAAGGCGGACGGCAAAGGGACGCCGTGGGAAGGTCTCGATCCCCGCGACCTCTACGGTCCGATCCACAAGGAAAACGAGCCCTGCCCTGAGTTCGTCCAGCAGTTCCTGCTACGCGTGGATGACCTGATTCAGAATTATCAGCCGGACCTGCTCTATTTCGACGACGCCGTCTACCATCTACTCGACAAAAACGAATCACTGCGTTTGAACGCCGTGCTCGGAATGCCCGACCTGCTGCCTCAGATTGCGGCGCACTACTACAATTCCAATCTAAAATGGAACAACGGACGCATGGAAGCCGTGCTCAACATCAAACACGTTGCTGCGACTCCCTTGATGGAAGAGATGCTGTCGAGTGCCGTCGTCAACGACTTCGAGATGAAGGATCCGGACAAGCCGTTTGAGCATCCGTGGCAAACGGACACATCACTAGGCAGTTGGCACTACCGAAAAAATGACCGTTACCGTTCGGCGGAACGAGTGATTCACCATCTGATCAGTATCGTCGCGAACAACGGCAACATGCTATTGAACGTGGCCCCTCGCGGAGACGGCACGATCGATGCCGAGCAGCGGCGGATCGTTAAGGAGATCGGCGACTGGCTTCGCATCAATGGCGAGGCGATCTATGGCACGCGTCCCTGGACGATCGCCCGGGAGGGCAACATTCGCTTTACCCGCGACAAGACAAATACAATCCTCTACGCAACTTTCTTGGATTGGCCTGGGGAAGAGGCGAGCATCCCATCACTTGCCGGCGTCGATCGGACGAGCATCCAAGCAGTGCGGCTCCTAGGAATCCCACAACCGTTGACGTGGCAGACCATGAACGACGGCCTTAAGATCGAAATGCCCAAACGACCTGATTATGGAATCGCCTACCCCATCCGGATTGAATTTGATCGGGAACTCCCTTGAGCTTTGGCAATGAAAGAGAGCCGTCGCTGGACGGCACTCACACCGTCATGCAATCTGCCATACAGTTTCGTTCTTAAAGAGCTCCTTCCCTTCAAGGCAAATGCTTTACCGATGAACGGTGAAACGAATCTACGGACCTTGCTGCAAAACATGCAGCCCGAACTCCAAGATGGCGAATTCGTATTTTGCACGATGGAACCCGCAGCCGCGTTTGGACTTTGCCTTTCTCCCAGAGGTCAATTCCTTGAAAGCGAGGGCTTGACGCTGATTCTTGCAAAGGCCGAAGCCGAGGCGAACGAACTCGCATGCTCGTTTCCTTGCAGAATGATCACCCTCAGAATTCACTCCAGCCTTGAAGCCGTTGGTTTCCTTGCTGTCGTTACCGAAAATCTCGCTCAGCGAGGCATCGGCGTTAACGCCATCTCAGCCTACTTTCATGATCACCTTTTTGTCCCCCTTGACCAGGCTGACGAAGCGATGAACGTGTTGAAAGAGATCGTTCAAAATCCAGGGACGGGGCCGGATGACTTTGCGTAAGGTGACGGCCAGCGTCGCTCCAATCGTACTCGTTCGTCAATCTTCGACCGCAGCCACAAGAGACATCCGATCCTCTATAGTAGGGATTCCCGCAAAAAAAACCTGCCTGCTCCATTGAAAGAAGGACATCCACCATGAGATTTCTCTGTCTGTTGCTCGGATTGAGTTTGTCTACCTTTTCCGTGGTCTTGGCGAACAATGACATTTTGCTCGCCGATTTCGAAGGTGAGACTTATGGCTCGTGGACAGCCACCGGCGATGCGTTTGGCGAAAGGCCTGCTCGCGCCAATGTGAAACCACGAAATCGCGTGACGGGCCATCAGGGCCAAGGGCTGGTCAATACGTACTTGGACGGCGATCGATCGACGGGAACGCTAACCTCGCCACCGTTCACGGTCGAGCGTCGTCACATTAACTTTCTAATCGGGGCAGGCAATTTTATCGAGACGACCTGCATGAACCTTGTGATTGATGGAAAGGTCGTCCGCAGCGCGGTTGGACCGGCTATCAAAGCGGACAATCAAGAGGTGCTCGACTGGCAATCGTGGGATGTCCAAGAACTGGTTGGTAAACAGGCCGTCCTCCAGATCGTTGACAACGCGACAGACGGTTGGGGCCATATCAACGTCGATCAGATTGTGCAGTCGGACACGCCTCGCAAGCCCTCCGTAGCCCAATGGGTTGCAGTCAAGCCGAGACCCAAGACGGGCGAGGCCTCTCGGGTTCCACAATACACCTTTGCCGAGACATTGCAGGCGCAGGAAGCACAACTCCGAACGAATCCATGGCTGCAACGCATGACGGCATCGCGGTTGGCTCAGGCTGGCGATCCACATCGGCCCATCTATCATTACGTGAACCCGGAAGGACGCCTGAACGATCCCAATGGTCTCTGTTACTGGCAGGGTCGCTGGCACTTGTTCTACCAGGCGTATCCGCCGGAAGACACTCGCCAGCACTGGGGCCATGCGGTGAGCGACGATCTGATCCACTGGCGTGACCTGCCGCTGGCCCTCTACCCAAACCCAGAGGACAAGTGTTTTTCTGGTTCGACACTCGTTGAAAAAGATCGAGTGATCGCCATCTACCACGGGATCGCGGCTGGCACGATGGTTGCTGTCGCCACCGATCCACTGCTATTGAATTGGGAGAAAGTTACGGGCAACGCCGTGATCCCCTTGCCGAATCCGGGTGATCCTCCGCTACCCTACAACATCTTTGACCCGTGCATCTGGAAACGCGATCAGATGTATTACGCATTGACAGCTGGCACGGTCAACGAAGGCCCCGGTGGAAAGCCGATTCGCGCTGAGTTCTTGCATCGGTCGAAAGATCTTGCTAACTGGGAATACCTGCATCCATTTCTTGAGGATGATCAATACGGCCTGATCGGCGACGATGGGGCCTGCCCGTATTTCTGGCCCATCGGCGATCGGCATATCTTGCTCCACTACAGCCACACCAGCGGCGGCAAGTATCTTCTCGGCGACTACGATACGGATCGAGATAAGTTTGTTGTCACGCACGGCAGCGATTTCAACTTTGGTCCCAGTGGACCGGGCGGTGTGCATGCGCCATCTGCCTGCCCGGACGACAAGGACGGCGTCATCGCGATCTTCAACATGAACCCCGGAAAGCCAACGCAGCAATGGAATCAGATCATGACGTTGCCCCGGCGTCTGACTTTGATTGGCAAGGACCAATTAGGAATCGAGCCGGCGGGAGACATCGAATCCGTTCGCGGCGAGAGGACACACCTTGACGCTCTGACCCTTCCGGCCAACCAGGAGATCGTCCTTGAAGGGGTCAGTGGCAACGCCATGGAACTGATCGCCGAGATCGATCCGAAAGGTGCGCCGATGGTGGAATTGAATGTCTTGCGATCCGCAGGCGCAGAGGAAGTCACGCGAATCGCACTGCTAAGGGAACGAGGGTATCGCGACCGTTCCCGCAATGCACCGTTGCCGAGTGTGATCATGCTTGATAACACGCGTTCCTCCATCCTTCCGGATGTACGTTCAAGACCACCGGAAATGGCACAAGTTTCGATCGCAAAGGGCGAACCGGTGAACCTGCGAGTGTTTATCGACAAGAGCGTCGTCGAAGTATTCGTGAACGGCAAGCAATGTGTCGCGTTGCGGGTCTATCCGGGACGGGAGGATAGTGTGGGCGTCTCGCTCCGAGCCCAAGGCCAGGATGCGCAGTTGCGGTCGCTTGACGCTTGGCAAATGAAAAACATCTATGATGGAACTCCTTGAATCCACCTCGAGCCCTCACCAGCGGTCGGCATTCGACCAAAACGTTTTCCAGGCGATTGAGTAAGCTCAACCCTTCCTCCCCTCTCTCCTTGCACAACAAAGTAAAGATGAAACGAATGCTTCCCTGGCTCGTGGTCACGTTCCTCACGGTTCCAGCTGCTATAAGTCAGCAACCCGTTCCCGAGGAAATTGAAAATCCCGCGATCACTCAATTGGGCAAACTACCACCTCGTGGCAATTCCTGGTCTTATCCAAGTTTGGAGAGTGCCGAGGATTCGATCGACGGCGAGTCGCCGTGGGTGAAATCACTCAACGGAGACTGGAAATTTTGCTGGAGTCCAAGGCCAGAGCAACGACCGTTGAAGTTCTTTGAGCAGGATTTCGACACCAGCAAATGGGCTCAGATCCCCGTCCCGTCGACCTGGGAACGAGAGGGTTATGGAACGCCTCTCTACGTGAACATCAAGTATCCGTTCCATGTTGATCCGCCGCGCGTGATGGGGGAACCGGACGAATCCTTTACTTCTTTCCATGAACGTAACCCTGTGGGTTCTTACGTTCGTGAATTTGACTTGCCCGAGGATTGGAAGGGGATGCGGATCGTCTTGCACTTCGGCGGCGTGCGGTCCGCAATGTTTCTCTGGGTTAACGGAAAAAAGGTGGGCTATTCCCAGGGCTCTCGATTGCCAGCCGAATTTGATGTCACTGAATTCGTCCATGGTGGCGCGAATCGATTGGCTGTGGAGGTCTACAAATTCAGTGATGCATCCTACATCGAAGATCAAGACTTTTGGCGTCTGAGTGGCATCTATCGAGATGTGTTTCTTGCAGCGATGCCTGCGGACGGTTTATGGGATGCGTATGTGCAACCGGAGGTCGATTTGGCAACCGGTGCAGGGAGCGTGACCTTGCATACAACCCCCATGCCCGTAGCGGTGGCGAAGGGGGCCAAACCACAAGTTGAGCTTACGTTGCTGGATCGCAAGGGTAACGAGGTTGGATCTGGAGCGGACCGAATCGAAGTCAATGATGTCGACTTATGGTATCCCGAGCAGCCATGGCGATACACCGCGATCGTCAAGGTTCGCTCAAACGGAAAAATCGGCCAAGTCTTTCGCTTGCCAGTGGGCTTTCGCAAATTGGAAGTTTCCGGACCGGAGTTGCTGCTGAATGGAAAGCCGCTGAAGATACGAGGCGTCAACCGACACGAATTTGATCCAGAAACGGGTTATGTCATGACGGCCGATTTGATGCGGCGCGATTTGGAATTGATGAAGCAGGCGAATATCAACTTCGTTCGCACCGCTCACTATCCAAATGCCCCCCAATGGTACTCGCTCTGTGACGAACTCGGCATGTTGGTAATGGATGAGGCGAACGTCGAGTCCCACGGGTTGAGTTATCACAAGCGAGTGCTCCCTGGTGATCAGCCAGATTGGTCGGCAGCGGTCGTCGAACGAATGAAGCGGATGGTCGTACGGGACCGCCAACATCCGAGTGTCGTGATGTGGTCGCTTGGGAACGAAGCGGGGTATGGGACGTCGTTTTTG includes:
- a CDS encoding alpha-L-fucosidase — protein: MKKNRIFGLGVAGIACFAGMGFGVCLAETPNKPSEVTADSGATAWPSVPMPKFEIADGPFAPNWDSLRKFYVCPEWFRDAKFGVWAHWGPQSQAEAGDWYSRSMYIEGHPQYQHHVETYGHPSKHGAKDLMCEWKAERFDPDELIQFYQQAGARYFAFMVNHHDNFDSWDSKYQPWNSVNIGPQKDLCRLWADAARKHGLRFGVTFHNTPYRCWNTFMPAWYGCDRSGTMAGVPYDGAVAAKADGKGTPWEGLDPRDLYGPIHKENEPCPEFVQQFLLRVDDLIQNYQPDLLYFDDAVYHLLDKNESLRLNAVLGMPDLLPQIAAHYYNSNLKWNNGRMEAVLNIKHVAATPLMEEMLSSAVVNDFEMKDPDKPFEHPWQTDTSLGSWHYRKNDRYRSAERVIHHLISIVANNGNMLLNVAPRGDGTIDAEQRRIVKEIGDWLRINGEAIYGTRPWTIAREGNIRFTRDKTNTILYATFLDWPGEEASIPSLAGVDRTSIQAVRLLGIPQPLTWQTMNDGLKIEMPKRPDYGIAYPIRIEFDRELP
- a CDS encoding glycoside hydrolase family 32 protein; this encodes MRFLCLLLGLSLSTFSVVLANNDILLADFEGETYGSWTATGDAFGERPARANVKPRNRVTGHQGQGLVNTYLDGDRSTGTLTSPPFTVERRHINFLIGAGNFIETTCMNLVIDGKVVRSAVGPAIKADNQEVLDWQSWDVQELVGKQAVLQIVDNATDGWGHINVDQIVQSDTPRKPSVAQWVAVKPRPKTGEASRVPQYTFAETLQAQEAQLRTNPWLQRMTASRLAQAGDPHRPIYHYVNPEGRLNDPNGLCYWQGRWHLFYQAYPPEDTRQHWGHAVSDDLIHWRDLPLALYPNPEDKCFSGSTLVEKDRVIAIYHGIAAGTMVAVATDPLLLNWEKVTGNAVIPLPNPGDPPLPYNIFDPCIWKRDQMYYALTAGTVNEGPGGKPIRAEFLHRSKDLANWEYLHPFLEDDQYGLIGDDGACPYFWPIGDRHILLHYSHTSGGKYLLGDYDTDRDKFVVTHGSDFNFGPSGPGGVHAPSACPDDKDGVIAIFNMNPGKPTQQWNQIMTLPRRLTLIGKDQLGIEPAGDIESVRGERTHLDALTLPANQEIVLEGVSGNAMELIAEIDPKGAPMVELNVLRSAGAEEVTRIALLRERGYRDRSRNAPLPSVIMLDNTRSSILPDVRSRPPEMAQVSIAKGEPVNLRVFIDKSVVEVFVNGKQCVALRVYPGREDSVGVSLRAQGQDAQLRSLDAWQMKNIYDGTP
- a CDS encoding ACT domain-containing protein, giving the protein MNGETNLRTLLQNMQPELQDGEFVFCTMEPAAAFGLCLSPRGQFLESEGLTLILAKAEAEANELACSFPCRMITLRIHSSLEAVGFLAVVTENLAQRGIGVNAISAYFHDHLFVPLDQADEAMNVLKEIVQNPGTGPDDFA
- a CDS encoding glycoside hydrolase family 117 protein; the encoded protein is MTLAMLVLSGQLVAQNHPQGGFPYKFPDEKPDRPLSAALERNYTVYPAARPENNELYTQFKYTRLEGFDYNGGDGTISRRDPSKVIFADGKYYVWYTKRHTPTPPQGAQNSTDTIPSADWDLSDIWYATSEDGFLWKEQGVAVPRPPQPNVGWRSVTTTDILVWEGKYYLYYQGFMEASGLRGDDCPVAVSSADSPDGPWIPSNKIVIPNGAKGEWDQYSIHDPYPLVHDGKIYLYYKSDSNGKPNIRMHGLAIADHPLGPFKKHPLNPVMGSGHETTLFPFKSGVAALVIRDGNEHNTIQYAEDWVNFEIQSIVELMPNAGGPFIADAFTNTTDGRGITWGLSHFTNATGDWKANHAILARFDCDLSLDVNDPAMKKHHVYFPVELFFNQKLSKAQRDRAIEVARQRQTE